Within Hydractinia symbiolongicarpus strain clone_291-10 chromosome 11, HSymV2.1, whole genome shotgun sequence, the genomic segment TAACGTATTTAGGTTTTCAGATTAAaccttttatgtttttatattattttgtttactgTTTGCTTAGTAAATCTACGAATTTTGGTCTCCTCACTAAGTAGATGTCTTTGCgtccatttttatttcttttgaggATGTATGGTAATGTCAATGTACTGAATAATACACTGCATGTTGGTCTGCAAGTAATTAAGATCAATTAAATCTAGGTGCCTCATTGGCTCAAGAAAGAGGACGACTAGATGCCCAATTAGAATCGCAATCAAAAGAGATTTCCCTGCTTCAAAATCAATTAAAGGTATGTCTTTGATTACCACACATCTGTCATAACGTAATTCACAGCGTGGCTGAGTTTTGACGGTAGTACTTTTGCCGATGCTTGTTGGAGGTATTCTACGTATAAGTCAGACTTTATGAATATCACCAAAAGTGTCTGTAATTTCGGTCACACGCGATAGCGAAGTGATCTATGATATAGAGTCTGTCCGTACGTCCATACGTCGCAGTTTCCCCTTCTGTCCGCTTATTAGTTTCTGTTTTTTTGCTCAAAGTTACTTATTGCTAGAAAGTGACATCTTTGGATTTGAATAAAAATTATAGTAGCGTCATTTTTGGCAAGAAACCCTAAATTTGtcctaaaaataagtttttaagttttttttaaaaaaattatcattatttttttctataaatggtttaaaatgttaataaaaatcCTTATGTCCCTGTTGCAGGGAAATTTAGTTGCAACGAACCTAAAACGACCCAAAGTTAGCTAAAAATAGGTTTTTTCGTATCCTTATTTACGTTCGTCACAGCTTATCTTCGGATCCGTTCAttaggttgttttttttttattttttttaaaaaattacttattaataaATGCTGCAAAGTGACGATTTtggattttctaaaaaaatcatAAACTGGTCTCCAAATTAAGGTTTTCAcgtttgtgtaaaaaaatttttgtttcattgtttatgCTTAGTTTTGATATTCGCGTGTAAACATTAAAATCTTGTTTAGGATGGAAACGATTCTTTGAAAATTAAATGCAAGCTGATCGAAGGTCAAACAGAGACCATCCGGAAAATGAAGCAGGTCTGAATAAAATTTTAGTTTGATGTTTTGACGCAATCCGATTTTTGTAGTCTATGGAAGTGTGTGTTGTTGTAAAGTTAACTGTTTAGCTATAACGTGGGAACAAGTTTTTCTATTGAAGTTATGTTTTTAAACATTGACTTGCACTTATTGAAACGGATTTTTTTATAGGAATTTACAATACTGACTAATGAGAATAAAAGATTGACCGATGAAGAAAAAAAGGAGAGAGGTTATTTAGAAGATGAACTGCAAGAATTTAAAGAACAGAATGTTAAGTTGCAGGTATGTGTGTAATGATGAATAAATAATGCTcccgttattgttgttgttgttgttgttgttgttctgacTCGTCGTCTacgttgtttttgtttctttcattgTCTTTGTCGTGGTTCCCGACTTGGTTAAAGTTTTCAGAAGGTCACTTCAGCCTTGATTTTCATAGGACAGTGTAGATGCATTGACTGATCGAAAAGAAGAATTAAAGTCGAACCTTGCTGAAACAGAAGACGAACTTAAATCTTGTAAATTGGATTTAAAGTGAGTTCGTATTTACTCAAACATATTATAATAATCCCACCTCCCCTTTTCCCTATTTagcatatttctttaaaaaaatagaggGAAATgcgaaaaatatgtttaaagtgGGTTTGCATCAAATTTTCCGCAGcgttaagtttttttatatgaattttttttttatagaaaaattctTCACCAGATTTTCACTCACGaccaaaacaaaatgaaaaaataaaattgttcttttgTTATGATACATGCAACAACCCCGGTTATGTATATAGGGAAACAGGGTGGTATGTCAAAGGCAACTAAAAGCAGCTAAGTAGCACGCATTCTGAGCTTGTTAATATTTACGGCGAAATTAGGACTCATTATTTGATTAGATCCAAAATCAGCACGCCTGGATTTCGCGATATTTCGGAACTTTCTGGGTCGTGGAGTGATTGTTTCATAATGCGAACATGTGGGAAGTGCAGCTAGCATTTTCATTTGTGACGTTAGTTACTCGGCTTACACCTCTGCGGAAATAAACTTTAACAGCCTACTCGGCTGCAAGGCGCTGGTCAAGTGATGCTGTTTGCCCATTTCGTGAAAGAGCTAAAGGAGGAAATTTCTAAATATTATGTCCAGGGTTAAATTTTGATTGACTAACAATTTAATTTTACGTAGAAGCACTTCAACTTTCTCctcaattttctttttcgatTTAGCAGTAACACAGAATATAACTCTTTTCACGTTCTTTTGTCATTTTGTTTTCAGAAAATTACGACATCAGTGGGACGAAAGAAGTAAAATTATTGACCAGTTTGAAATCAAAGTTATTCAAATGAAGAAAAgctttgaagaaaaagaaaaaagttggaTTGAACAAAAAGACGAATCTGCGAAACTGGCGAGGTTAGAGAGGGATCAGTTTTGTTGGTTAATTGTTTcttatatttattaatttcaatTCGTTTTGCTGGCGTAAGATAGTGGGACAGTTACATCTCGTCTTtacaactttgtttttttctaattgCTTCCGATAAAAACATAAAGGTATTTAAAGACCATGTGtgcttaaaaaaaattcatgttaGGTCCTTCAGCGTAAGTTATCTTTGGTTTTTCTATTTTAGCGATTTAAAGGAAAAGTTAAGAACACTTGAAGAGAAACATCAGCTGGAGATGGAAACTGCAAAACATGACTTTGGTTTAAAGTTAAGAAAAGTTATTGCTGGAAAGAACGATGAAATACAGAAAGCAAAGGAAGAGGTAATATGAACAGAATGTATTAAGCAATGACTTTTTAGTTATATTAAAGCACTGTCATAGAAAGAGAACATAGAAAAAGAATTACTGTTTACTCTTATTGAACCTCCAAGAAATTAGTTCGAGTTCTCAGGGCATTTGATAATTTATGAGCACGCATGCGTCTTATTTTTCTACCTTTTTAcgcttttttctttaaaaggaAGCAACGCCTTCTCCTAAAAATCTATTCCATAAACATATACCCACAAAATCTCAATAACCTTAGTAATGTGGAAAGAATTCGTTTTTGGATCTtcgtgattttttttcattcgGACCTCAATgaatttttgtattgtttttaaatccaCTCTCAATCCCCAACCCATCCctctgaaaaaaaggaaaaaaagaatcTACTAATTTCCACTGGAATGTCTGCCTTTACAAGGTAAAAACGCAGCCTGTTGCccttgcttgttttttttttctttcttcgttaccttttctttttcttgtagGCGTTGTGTTATTCAGCATTTTTTGAACCGAAAACCGCATTTTCTAAAGTTCTTTAAACTActcttcttaaaaaattaacttctATCTTTAGGTAACACAAGTAGAAGAAGAAATGAGAATTATTTTAAACGATACCGCCATTCAGAAGAAAAATTTAGAACAGCGTGTAAAACAGTTATCAAAAGCATTTGCTGATATTCAAAATGATCTCACTTAATGCTGTGTTTGAACTTTTTACATTACGAATCTAATCGAGAAAATAGAAACTATAGGCCTcctaaaaattcttaaaaatcctaaaaaaaaaatccatcaaataatcttaaaaactcctaaaatttctgattttttgtgaaaactcctaaaaatctcctaaatttTAGGGAACATACGTTTGTCAAActcaaaaatattcaaaaatatttatattctgcATCAACCAATGTAGAAATGAAATTTGATCAATccaatttttcttctttgttcAATTccgttgaaattatttttgtcattCTAATTCAAATTCTCCTAATATTCCTAGCTAACAATTTCAAAAGATTTTAACTAAAAAGCTAAAATCTTCTGAAATTGTTCTAAATGATATCCTAAAAATTAGTTACAAAATAAGTGGGATCCTGAAACAGTAAAATACTCAGGCATGGTTTTCCTCTTTTCttgtaaaatataatatattatatgtaaaagtttataataaatatttgtaaatatgtgtatatatttaaattttataatatattaataTCGATATCTTTTGTTTTGTGATTGATAAAGTGGGCGTCCAACTGTACCGATAGTTGCCACTGTCAGCATGTTAATCATTATCGACAAAATACAACGTAACGTATCAACAACATTTCGTGGTTAACCTCTGTAGTTTTCTCGAAATGGTTGAAATTTTATCCAAATTTATTTCTGTTTATTTGAATTTAGGAATTACATTTCGGCGAAAGTTCAAGCCCCGCCAAAGGGAACCAACAACTTGATGTTTTCTTTCAAAATGGTATTTTTCTCTATTTCAAAGAGTTTCTTTCTGCACTCAATTTTATTTACGGATTTTCCACGGATATAAAGTTAAAAAGCTTAGGGAACCTATGGTATAAAATTATGTTGGacttatagagcttaaaaagttgaatttttaaaaaagctctttaccttctcaagatattcacatttaaagaatttcagattgaTTATGCGGCATCAATCGTGACATAATTTATTAAGACATTTCTGGTAGAGGAATTTATTCACAAAACCCCTCCCTGAAATTTATGATTTGAGGGATAATGTTCCCTGACTTGCATTTGACAGATGTATTGACTTACAGCTTATCTTCCATAAAAGATCAAGTAAGGTCATATGGAAAGACTTTTAAAAGTTGTCTTTATTCGTTCTctagtaaaaagtttttttaaagtttcgcAAATTATGCGAAATAAGGACatcatctatattataacgcccgtatacgtctgtctgtctgtcacgcaaaatggtagcttagctgcgcaatagcgagaagcacgcaatgcggtataaaaaggacgggcgaacccgtggattttccacaggctaacgactagtcaatTTAATTGCAGTTATGACGCatatttataaataatgaaatttatgTAAGATCTTTAATCTAAACTGAATGGGTGtaacgattttaaaaaaaaaagaacaacaactCTTTTGGTGAAATATTTCTTAACGACGTTTTGGTCGTACGACGGAATACACGAAACCGTCGATATTTGTGTTGAAACGTTTATTTAAGGACACTGAGAAAGTTAATAATTTGAGTAACGGTGATTTTAGACAACTTTTATTGTTAGCTActgaatattctttttttactttttacttttgaCGGTTAATTATGCAAACAAATCGACGATGTTGCCATGGGTTCAAAGCTGGAGCTTGCGAACATATTGATGTTTCCTCTCTAACTAGAAAATCCGTCAAAACTCAAAATCCTAGTGCTGTGCTAGAACATGTTATATACTGCAATAACGTACCGAGTTTTGACAACGTTAGTATACTCTCCACCGCATATACTAATTTTGATTTAGAACTTAAAGGGAGCTTGTTAATCCGTAGGACAAACCTATACTCAAAAGAAACAATGCATCATtgcttttgtatttatttaccgATACTAATGCATAACGTAGTCCCTTCTGACAAACGTCATACGttgtatctctttaataatagccgtattccgtctgtctgtctgtctgtgtgtccgcgaaaaccGTGTCccataacggaaacacgaaatttttaaaatgcgcatcaataccaaatgcgatatatttctgtccactttgttgccacgggttaatttaaaggacgggcgaccccgtggatttttccacgggctaacgactagtctctataataatagccgtcgtctgtctgtctctgcgcagaccccccgctgagttagaaaatcgtgctacggaaacacgaatatcaaatgcgatatatttttatcccctttgttgccacgggtaaatttaaaggacgggcgaccccgtggatttttccacgggctaacgactagtctctttaataatagccgtcgtctgtccgcgaaagccgtgccccgtaacggaaacacgaaatttttaaaatgcgcacgactatcaaatgcgatatatttctgtccacttctTTGCAacaggttaatttaaaggacgggtgaacccgtggaattttccacgggttaacgactagtatatatcGAATAGACCTTTTCCGAATTTCCTTATTATGCCATGATttttatccctaagttccttagcaaaaggtagaacaaattacctaatttcgtaaatacctcgttaagtgcctcaattccgTACAGAAAGTTACGATCAAACCCTTTGTTACAAGGTAACGCCCAAACTGAATTGATACACCTCGTACCCATACCTCCTAATCCATACAAATATGTCCAGATATTTCACCAATGGCGTCAGCTCCCCAAACCTAAATAAAGCAAACCCCCATTCAAACCCGTTCAACGATATCTTAAACGCAGCACCAAACGAAAACATGTATGGTAGAAATGGCATCCCGTTTGTTTGAAATTACACGCGCCAGTGCACAACGTTTGCACAAGTTTGTGCAGTATACTGCACGAAACAGGAGATGTTTGTACAACACCACGGAGACGGGACGTACGGATCACCCGAAGCATCTCGGTCGGTAGGGTCGGTGATCGtagctatattttatatttaacatTAGGACATTTGTATTCATTTATTGACAATTAAGAACGTGTATTTAATCTTTAATTCGAGTGTTTTGTGAATGCTTTTATGCCCCCACTGCTTGAAGTGTTTAGCACTTCTAGGCCTTTCGATATACCGGAGTAAGGTCGTACCATTGGAAATTGAACTGACATTTAAGTAGTGGACCTGGGCGGTGCAGGGAGTTTGCGCAGTTTGTTGTCGTCGTATCGGCTGACAATAAACACAACTCCCGCCGGAGCACCTTCATAAAGCCGAGCTTTCCAAGAATAGCCTTGTATTCAAAATAGATGTTTTTTCAAGTCAAATAAAATCCAACAAGAATATtaaattgctctaaaaacttcatttttgtcacgataatttaatattctatctgaatatctttaattgaagagcacagaaccattataaaattttggatgacgtcataattatgataatttatgaaattcgggaaaggtgtattttgTGGTGTTTGGATTTACGGGTAAAATAAATCGCAAGTACAAtagcaaaaagaaatatttacttaatttacctttttttaaaCCTATATTTCTTAGTAAAACtatagtttttttgatttttttatatttatataacatcaacaacaacgGAGAGGTTAACCGTGGAAAGGTACAATGAAATGCAAAAGTAGTTAACATAACAATAGAAAGACAAATCAAAACAATCAGGATCATATGAACGACACTGCATTTCCATGCTCCAGTAGTCTGTTAGTTCGTGGGCCCGAGCGAAAGACCTGGAGCCTCTTTAAATTCtgcaatatataaataaaatttaatacgCCATAAGATCGTAATAAATACTCATATCACAATATATCAAGAAATTTTAAACGAGCTATTTTAATTCTGCATTTATTACACCTTATGATTCCTAAAATACATACAGTATTTACAATTCAGAAATAATGTCCCATTGCATTCACctttttttcatcaaaattgTTCAATCAAAATTACATCGTCGTTTTGTTTTCgtttaaaaaatgatataaatttCTAGGTTATTATTTGACTTCCATCTCTTTAAAGCTGGTTTattattctttattaaaacctgaTACTTAAACTATTTGAAGTGGTTATTCATTTATGAGGCAgttgttaaaaaagaaacacaTCAATCAAGATCATCAACAGagcacaaaagaaaaacaacatgTTAGCCAAGTGCAGAcgtaacaacaacaataacaacaacaacaacaacaacaacaacaacaacaacaacaacaacaacagcaacaacaacaacaaaaacaacaacagaatcaACAATAGAATCAACAACCTTGACCTGTACTTCAAAGTTTCCAGAACCTTATTTCGAGCATAACAAATCTATTTACCTTGTTCGTTTTCTTTTGTTCCCATTCACGTAAATCTACTCCAAAAACTCGAATATTCGCTAAGCGAAGGTTCAAACATCGAAAGGCAAATGtaataaaaaacacaatcaCCAAATGCGACCTTCTCTTGGAAATTGTCtaccatttttatatttttaatgttgaggatttaaagaaaaacatttgtGAAGGGGTCTGGGCTTCACATACCTACGTTTTTGGTGCACTTCGTAAAgggaaatttaataattttctatCACCAAAAAATTGTTGCATTTTATGTAACTGGCTTTTTTATGCAAAGAGCACAAAGTCCAATATTATAAATAACACGAAACCATTTTAATTGTACAAGGAAAATGGCGCGTTTTTAATTGTCGAGGAATTTATAATCTTTTTAATAGTGGAAACAGGGAAGTTGGGACATTTTTTATCTATCGAAAATACTTTTAAGTAGGTAAGTAATTATTCACGCATTTTTGAAACAGGAACTAGAATGCATACAAAACGGGAAAAACATGCAATGATAAGTTTCAGCGCATTTTACAAATAACTGATTGAGGTCAATTAACTTCGATGGCATACTCGGTCAGCAGACGTGGTTCAAttaatttcttcttaatttttaatttcttttttgttaaaatacaaTGGACAAAACTGAATAAATTATATGTTTCTCTAATGCGTTTTTTTGTCGCAGATTCCATATGTCCTTTTCAAACTTATATCGTGGACAACGTTCTTAAATTCATGCTTTTATTTGACTGtaatttctgttataacacaaaAAGCTCATGAGGTTTTTTGTTACCGCGCAAAATCTCTAATTTTACAGTTAAATGGAAACTTGACTTATCTATGCTGCTACTGATAAGAGAACAGctcgattgttttttttttattttctaaaacgtGTGCGTTAAATAATATTGGCAGGCTTGCGTATGAACAAGGAAATTTTTTGCAGCGTAGTTTAATAAGCGCCAACATGTTGGTCGAAATATTGGCTACCATGTTGGCACGGTTTGTGGCCTGTTTTACCATAATTTAATTAACATAATTGTCAAATCTAATCCTAAGTtgcatatattaaaaaaattatgtaccaAGTCTTAATTAGACCAGCTATTACGTAAATACCCAGTAGTAAACGTGCATCAAGTCTTTCCTGGCTCATATTCATGTTCAGTTAAGAATGCACAAAGGAAATACGCAGACCACAGCggcaaaaattcaatttttaagtTTCAAAAACAGACAGAAAATACTTGTTGTTTCCAGCACATgcacaagaaaataaaaagggGCCTGGTGAAAATTGGGTGGCACAGTAAAAGTTACTACAACATGGACATGCGCTGAGATTATAAAGTGCAATTGTCTTTAATTGTAATGATCTTTCACTTGTAAGCgattaatgaaaaaggtttggGATGAACAGATGCAAACTCCGGATAGTATTTCTACCTCCATTCTATAATATGTCACCTTGCTAACTTGATATATCATAGCGATAAAGGCTTCTTACTATTTAGGGCTTTTATATTAATACAAGGTGGTGAACTTAAGAAAATTGTACAAAATAGTTCCAAACTGATTAGTCCCACTAACAACTTTGATTTCAGTGGtacaaaaagttaaatttctcatcatttcttaaaaattaaaataacgaTTTAAAACTCGGAATGGTATAGTTTTTGATCGGTTTGATGAAATGAagctaaaattttttaaatttttgtcatcGTCCTGAGTTTTTAAACGTTTTGGGGAAGACAATAAGTTAATTTTAACAGCGGATCAGTTTCAACAAAGATACAAGTAAAGAATCCATACTTTAAATTATGTTGGTAAAAGTAAGATTAATTGGATCAAAGTATTAACACTTTATTAAGCGTTGGGTACAAGGttgttaagttttttaattaaaataaaaaaatattcataaaaataGGGTGTGAAAGAATATTTGAATATTgaagtttaaatttatttctaatCTAATCATTCCTTTTCTTATTCCGCGTGGAAACTATATTTCAAATCTTACCCTAGCTATCACTAGTGTGATTACCTTTTGCTGACACGCCAGAATTTCAGGATTTGCCTAATTGCAATATTTTTAGATATCCAATAATATATTTAGTAGGATGTTGCTCTTAGTGGTCATAATCTTTTCACTGCCACTAAATTCGAGAACCGAAAGCCGTTTTGTTGCCTCTGAAACGACTATGGCCATTTTTAGTAGATAATCTCTAGAGACAAAAGCAGATTTTCTTCAAAGGTGTCAAACAGTCAATGCGCTGCAGTCAGCAGGCaacaaagtcgctacttttgcacacacgtaGGTCAGGCAGACAGcgttgaaaagttgctagtcacattctcTTGTGGGCCCACACATCAAGAGAACCCACGTCGATTCCCATGAAGGTCCCGAAATTAATGATAAATGTTCCTGCTGACGTCGGCAACAATAAGCACATTTTGAGAGTTTGAGCTTGACCAAAAAGCTTAAGATCCTCTGAGCATGCACAAGTTCGAAATACGTGAATGTAATATATAAATAGCCtatgcaattacttgtggtggcgaacttcgaaattagctcaacctcgtccccaggaattTTAGGCATTTTATAGTTAGAACAATTATATGTCTTatacataaaagaaaaattcgAACTTTATGGTAAAAGCGAAAAGAACATATTGGCATCCAAATGATATTTAACTCATAAACTACAGTAGGCGAGTCAACAAAAACAGACACAAGTCAGATAAATGGCGTACATGAAAACGCCCTCATAAAGAGACATACAAATGATTTTATATACAAGTGTGATAGACGCGATCATCTTCATTCGTTGCAATTCGTTTGCAAATGTTACACATTTGTTTAGTATCAGTTgcgaaagaaaaatatttgtcaatTGTAAAATGTACCTCCTCCTCCTGGAGACTGGGCATAGGTTGTAGTTTCACTGGAATATGTATTTGCGCTTTGCGTGAACTGAAGTCCATAGACATACTTCTGTCCAGTGTTTTCTCTACTGAACTTACTTCAAGTGTGCTATTTGTACGCAAAGCAGTTTTCCTTGGAGCTGGCTCCACATGATGTTTTTCCGCTTTATCAATATGTACTTTTGCGTCAATTTTATGTCCTGATACAATTTTATTCTCCTGATACGAATGCGatgaatttgttttttctatGATTTCATTTCTTCTTGGTGTTCCTTTCAAAATCGTGTATGAATCAACATCTAAGTTCCCTTTTTGTTGTTCGGTTATATGTGGAAGTAGTTCCTgattttgtttttcatgattttttagaTGTTTATTTAAAGCAGCTTTTGTACTGTAACTTCGATTGCATTGTATGCAATTAAAAGGTTTCACTACGCTGTGTGTCTCCATATGGCATCTTAAACTATCCACTCGGCGCAGCTTCTTTCCGCATATCTTGCATTTGAATTTCTTCTCCGATTCGTGTATAGACGAATGACGGTCGAGATGGCTTTGTAGATAAAACGATTTTGAACAGTGCTTGCATTGAAACGGTTTTGTTTTCGAATGGGTCATAACATGCCAGGTGAGGGACGAGCGGTCTGTAAATTGTTTCTCGCATACTTTGCAACTAAAAGGTTTCTCCCCGGTGTGTATCCTTTCGTGGCGTCTCAAGTTAGCCAGCTGACAAAATTCTTTGAGACAAACATCGCACTGGTAAATATTTTCACC encodes:
- the LOC130614678 gene encoding zinc finger protein 28-like; its protein translation is MKEVNSDKHPDKQQRNKVKPHKCTVCHKAFVHAYTLKEHLKLHTGENIYQCDVCLKEFCQLANLRRHERIHTGEKPFSCKVCEKQFTDRSSLTWHVMTHSKTKPFQCKHCSKSFYLQSHLDRHSSIHESEKKFKCKICGKKLRRVDSLRCHMETHSVVKPFNCIQCNRSYSTKAALNKHLKNHEKQNQELLPHITEQQKGNLDVDSYTILKGTPRRNEIIEKTNSSHSYQENKIVSGHKIDAKVHIDKAEKHHVEPAPRKTALRTNSTLEVSSVEKTLDRSMSMDFSSRKAQIHIPVKLQPMPSLQEEEVHFTIDKYFSFATDTKQMCNICKRIATNEDDRVYHTCI